In Aeromicrobium marinum DSM 15272, one genomic interval encodes:
- a CDS encoding acetyl-CoA C-acetyltransferase, with amino-acid sequence MPEAVIVSTARSPIGRAFKGSLKDMRPDDLAVQMVQAALAKVPGLDPRDITDLMLGIGQPAGEGGNNLGRIVAVQAGMDHLPGVTVNRYCSSSLQTTRMAFHAIKAGEGDAFISAGVETVSRFGNGMADLPDAQNPLFADAVARTAGRAEGGAERWHDPREDDQLPDVYIAMGQTAENVQQHIGMSREEQDHFGVRSQNLAEAAIANGFWAKDITPVTLPDGTVVSTDDGPRAGTTYEAISQLKPVFRPDGTITAGNACPLNDGAAALVVMSDVKAKELGLTPLARIVSTAVTGLSPEIMGLGPVEAIPAALKHAGLGIGDIDLFEINEAFAVQALGSAQALGIDVDKLNVNGGAIAIGHPFGMTGARITSTLINSLTWHDKQFGVESMCVGGGQGMAMVIERLS; translated from the coding sequence ATGCCCGAAGCAGTCATCGTCTCCACCGCCCGTTCGCCGATCGGCCGGGCCTTCAAGGGATCGCTCAAGGACATGCGTCCTGACGACCTGGCCGTCCAGATGGTCCAGGCGGCCCTCGCCAAGGTGCCGGGCCTCGACCCCCGCGACATCACCGACCTGATGCTGGGCATCGGCCAGCCGGCCGGTGAGGGTGGCAACAACCTCGGCCGCATCGTTGCGGTGCAGGCCGGCATGGACCACCTGCCCGGCGTCACCGTCAACCGCTACTGCTCGTCGAGCCTGCAGACCACCCGGATGGCGTTCCACGCGATCAAGGCGGGCGAGGGCGATGCGTTCATCTCCGCCGGTGTCGAGACCGTGAGTCGCTTCGGCAACGGCATGGCCGACCTGCCCGACGCGCAGAACCCGCTGTTCGCCGACGCCGTCGCCAGGACCGCCGGCCGCGCCGAGGGCGGGGCCGAGCGGTGGCACGACCCGCGGGAGGACGACCAGCTCCCCGACGTCTACATCGCGATGGGTCAGACCGCCGAGAACGTGCAGCAGCACATCGGCATGAGCCGCGAGGAGCAGGACCACTTCGGTGTCCGCTCGCAGAACCTCGCCGAGGCCGCGATCGCCAACGGCTTCTGGGCGAAGGACATCACGCCGGTCACCCTGCCCGACGGCACCGTCGTCTCGACCGACGACGGCCCCCGCGCCGGGACCACCTACGAGGCCATCAGCCAGCTGAAGCCGGTCTTCCGCCCCGACGGCACGATCACGGCCGGCAACGCGTGCCCGCTCAACGACGGCGCTGCAGCGCTCGTCGTGATGAGCGACGTCAAGGCCAAGGAGCTCGGCCTGACGCCGCTCGCACGCATCGTGTCGACCGCCGTCACCGGCCTGTCGCCGGAGATCATGGGCCTCGGCCCGGTCGAGGCCATCCCGGCCGCGCTCAAGCACGCCGGGCTCGGCATCGGTGACATCGACCTGTTCGAGATCAACGAGGCGTTCGCGGTGCAGGCGCTCGGGTCGGCGCAGGCGCTGGGCATCGACGTCGACAAGCTGAACGTCAACGGCGGTGCGATCGCCATCGGCCACCCGTTCGGCATGACCGGCGCGCGCATCACGAGCACGCTGATCAACTCCCTGACCTGGCACGACAAGCAGTTCGGTGTCGAGTCGATGTGCGTCGGTGGCGGCCAGGGCATGGCCATGGTCATCGAGCGGCTGAGCTGA
- a CDS encoding type I polyketide synthase has translation MTTIDAPVSSAHHPIDGPPGSARTDDRTTLVDRIRAGAPYAVVLGGQGADWLEPLADLVRDHGLGGELRRLVDEVDARLAPVAAELVGAGVDFAPLAWVDAIAVGESAEDDDAPEVPSAERLAAPGASVPGILLSQVAAVRALAGLGLDPLEVPPVAVAGHSQGRFAEELLRGGDPVSLLAVARLTGVATTLVARRRGLLGPTMLGVAGVRADRIDEVLDGLPASTRVVNHLRNGRRQVVLSGPVDGLAHVRARLEQVAADEKDQRDRKVTGGAPFAPVFDEIGVQAAFHHPELAEVAELVGQWADRCGFTLDARRLVTEAVVAPVDWVADLTRVLDAGPHWILDLGPGPLATQLCDREARTRGTGCVAVTTRAGVRALTAPGAAPSRPTPWSAHAPTVVTLPDGSVRLETAFSRLTGRPPVLLAGMTPTTVDAAIVAAAANAGFWAELAGGGQVTEEVFADRVAELDRLIEPGRSYQFNSLFLDPYLWKLQVGQKRLVQRARAAGAPIDGLVVTAGVPELDEAVALVAELRDAGIEHVVFKPGTVRQIRQVLDIAAAVAPVPVIVQIEGGKAGGHHSWEDLDDLLITTYADLRARRNVVVCVGGGIGTPQVAASYLTGEWALAHDQPVMPVDGVLVGTAAMATAEATTSPAVKQLLVDTPGTGGWVGAGTASRGMASGRSQLGADIHEIDNAASRTGRLLDEVAGDADAVRERRDEIVAALDRTAKPFFGDIEQMTYAAWLSRFADLTTVVAADGRRTWIDASFRSRFLRLVHRAEARLDRLDHGPVATAFAGPEDVDDVDASIARLLDARPEAADVRLHPAEVSFFVDVCRMPGKPVTFVPVLDGDVRRWWRSDSLWQAHDARYPADAVCVIPGPVAVAGITVVDEPVADLLRRFEDTTIDGLLAAGRSPAAVAGLRRVGGTGDVLAVTLAAHDVVWAGRTVVSPVRRLGDDWVVVESDRAEHPATGSVLTTGPGAARLSVPVDDRRTVEIDLTVPPSTAVGAAPVVTTDAAVRAMQVLLAGAAGGDLPGTEDGRAHLVATWSADLAADHAGVTTGRVPGPVAPDALVGPVWPAVFAVLGDARTSDGHPVIEGMLDLVHLDHTISLTGDLPMGSTDLAVDAALVGVEDTEVGRVVKIEVAVTDGTRPVATLVERFALRGRTGAATLADPERAGGVLGDVVATPRRTRAVEQVRAPVDLRAFAAVTGDHNPIHTSDAAARLAGLGDPIVHGMWLSAVAQQAVGRPLQGWTTRFLAPLRPGATVDLRVDRVGLDAGAEVVEVTARSDGDLVMSASGRVTPPRTAYAFPGQGIQHAGMGMAGYQRSKAAREVWDRADAHTRTALGFSILTVVRDNPTTIVAQGTTHRHPDGVLFLTQFTQVAMAVLGSAQMAELREAGAFVEGAVLAGHSVGEYNALAAVSGVIPLEAVVEVVFQRGSVMHTLVERDEQGRSDYRLAAIRPSQIGLDDATVTDYVDGIAARTGEFLQIVNHNLRDSQYALAGSIRGLKALEADVAERRERFGGKGAFIYVPGIDVPFHSRVLHGGVGDFRERLQELLPATIDPTVLIGRYVPNLVPRPFSLERTFVQDVVDLVDSAPLQEVLADWSAWADRPGELCRTVLIELLAWQFASPVRWIETQDQLFTTVAEGGLGVERFVEIGVGQSPTVANLASSTLKLPGRRGGPVQVLNIERDALVVFATDSDPEEDDDVTAPAGPAAPVDAAPATAVTTAAPDAPRPDDLPFGAADATRVLIAWWTKMRPDQVGAADTIESLCDGASSRRNQLLVDLGGELALGAIDGAAEADMAALADQVGSLARGYRPFGPVLTAALGDHLKKVLGPTGRKQQAVTERVGTVWQLGPGWASHVLAALALGTREGASVRGGDLGGATVASAADVDAAIDAAVTEVGAAHGVAVALPSSGGGEGGTVDVAALEELTAHIAGPDGALASAARVILDKLGLNPAVVEQVGDDEQTRLVALVEAELGSDWAQRVQPAFDDRRAVLLDDRWASAREDVARVARGETVDGCFTGTGDVVARQADHWAALAADEATAGHLRSIAADAADDRPGPFAADVAVVTGASPGSIAADLVGGLLAGGATVVATSSSLSASRLRFFTELYRARAAGGARLWLVPANLASFGDVDAVTDWITAEQVSTAGGVSTVVKEALTPTLLFPFAAGRVSGDLTDAGSRSETDLRLLVWSVERMIGRFAVSGRDHDLAARLHVVLPGSPNRGTFGGDGAYGEAKAALDAVVAKWRVEPRWADRVTLVHALIGWVRGTGLMGGNDPLVQAVEAAGIRTWSTDEMAGELLAAVTDEVRAAAADAPVTVDLTGGLMGADVDLKALAAGVEAPVEDDRDGEVATIAALAPSPAAPVRSVPVDWASIDARPEDLVVVIGTGELGPYGSARTRFEAEVSAELSAAGVLELAWTTGLVRWENGGWLDTATDETVAEEDLHERFHDRVVQSCGVRPFGDDGTVRDHSIPLLASVYLENDLTFTVSARAEADAMRSADPERTVIAPLDPADPAGEWQVTRAAGTEIRVPRRTQLTRTVGGQIPTGFDPTVWGVPAEMVESVDRVALWNLVCTVDAFLSSGFTPAELMRWVHPALVANSQGTGMGGMSSMQSLYLDTLLGEAKANDILQEALPNVIAAHVVQSYVGSYGAMVHPVAACATTAVSVEEGVDKIRLGKADVVVAGGFDDLSAEGIVGFADMSATADTEAMRAKGIDDRHLSRANDRRRGGFVESQGGGTILLARGDVALRAGLPVHAVVAYAGSFGDGVHTSIPAPGIGALAAGLGGHTSPLGRALDRLGLTHDDIAVVSKHDTSTAANDPNESELHERLAAALGRSRGNPLFVVSQKSLTGHAKGGAAAFQLIGLCQVMRTGLVPPNRSLDCVDDVLAEHEHLVWLRRPFDLGAIRAGIVTSLGFGHVAGLIVLAHPAAFVATLPADEREGYLERAEARLVDGRLRLVRSMYGGDPMFERPADRRLGEGQAQVRTREAALLLDPQARLGDDGVYAGPACR, from the coding sequence GTGACGACGATCGACGCGCCTGTCAGCTCCGCCCACCACCCGATCGACGGCCCTCCCGGGTCCGCCCGGACGGACGACCGGACCACCCTGGTCGACCGGATCCGTGCCGGGGCGCCGTACGCCGTGGTCCTGGGAGGACAGGGCGCCGACTGGCTCGAGCCCCTGGCCGACCTGGTGCGCGACCACGGCCTCGGGGGCGAGCTGCGGCGACTGGTCGACGAGGTCGACGCCCGACTCGCCCCGGTGGCCGCCGAGCTGGTCGGCGCCGGGGTCGACTTCGCCCCCCTGGCCTGGGTCGACGCGATCGCCGTGGGGGAGTCGGCCGAAGACGACGACGCGCCGGAGGTCCCGTCGGCCGAGCGGCTGGCCGCCCCGGGAGCCTCGGTCCCCGGGATCCTGCTGAGCCAGGTGGCGGCGGTGCGGGCGCTGGCCGGACTCGGCCTCGACCCCCTCGAGGTGCCCCCGGTCGCCGTGGCCGGGCACTCCCAGGGGCGGTTCGCGGAGGAGCTGCTGAGGGGCGGCGACCCGGTGTCCCTGCTGGCCGTGGCCCGTCTCACCGGTGTCGCGACGACCCTGGTCGCGCGCCGCCGCGGTCTGCTCGGACCGACCATGCTGGGCGTCGCCGGGGTGCGTGCCGACCGGATCGACGAGGTCCTCGACGGCCTCCCTGCCTCCACGCGCGTGGTCAACCACCTGCGCAACGGTCGTCGGCAGGTGGTCCTCTCGGGCCCGGTCGACGGTCTCGCCCACGTGCGGGCCCGCCTCGAGCAGGTCGCCGCCGACGAGAAGGACCAGCGCGACCGCAAGGTCACCGGCGGCGCGCCGTTCGCGCCGGTGTTCGACGAGATCGGCGTCCAGGCCGCCTTCCACCACCCCGAGCTGGCCGAGGTGGCCGAGCTGGTGGGGCAGTGGGCCGACCGGTGCGGGTTCACGCTCGACGCCCGGCGACTGGTCACCGAGGCGGTCGTCGCGCCGGTCGACTGGGTGGCGGACCTGACCCGGGTGCTGGACGCCGGGCCCCACTGGATCCTGGACCTGGGTCCCGGCCCGCTCGCGACCCAGCTCTGCGACCGCGAGGCCCGCACCCGCGGCACCGGCTGCGTCGCGGTCACCACCCGCGCCGGGGTCCGTGCCCTCACCGCTCCGGGCGCCGCTCCGTCGCGGCCGACGCCGTGGTCGGCGCACGCCCCGACGGTGGTCACCCTTCCCGACGGGTCGGTGCGCCTGGAGACCGCCTTCAGCCGGCTCACCGGACGCCCCCCGGTCCTGCTGGCCGGCATGACTCCCACGACCGTCGACGCCGCGATCGTCGCCGCGGCGGCCAACGCCGGCTTCTGGGCCGAGCTCGCCGGCGGCGGTCAGGTGACCGAGGAGGTCTTCGCCGACCGGGTGGCCGAGCTCGACCGGCTGATCGAGCCCGGCCGCTCCTACCAGTTCAACTCGCTCTTCCTCGACCCCTACCTGTGGAAGCTCCAGGTCGGGCAGAAGCGCCTCGTGCAGCGTGCGCGGGCGGCCGGCGCGCCGATCGACGGTCTCGTCGTCACCGCTGGCGTGCCGGAGCTCGACGAGGCCGTCGCCCTGGTCGCCGAGCTGCGTGACGCCGGCATCGAGCACGTGGTGTTCAAGCCCGGGACGGTACGACAGATCCGTCAGGTCCTCGACATCGCGGCAGCCGTGGCGCCCGTGCCGGTGATCGTGCAGATCGAGGGCGGCAAGGCCGGCGGACACCACTCGTGGGAGGACCTCGACGACCTGCTGATCACGACGTACGCCGACCTCCGGGCCCGGCGCAATGTCGTGGTCTGCGTCGGCGGTGGCATCGGGACCCCCCAGGTCGCCGCGTCGTACCTCACCGGGGAGTGGGCGCTCGCGCACGACCAGCCGGTCATGCCGGTCGACGGCGTGCTCGTCGGCACGGCCGCGATGGCCACGGCCGAGGCGACCACCTCGCCGGCGGTCAAGCAGCTGCTGGTCGACACCCCCGGGACCGGGGGATGGGTCGGGGCCGGCACCGCGTCGCGGGGCATGGCATCGGGTCGCAGCCAGCTCGGTGCCGACATCCACGAGATCGACAACGCGGCGTCGCGCACCGGTCGGCTGCTGGACGAGGTCGCCGGTGACGCCGATGCGGTGCGCGAGCGCCGTGACGAGATCGTCGCCGCCCTCGACCGCACGGCCAAGCCGTTCTTCGGGGACATCGAGCAGATGACCTACGCCGCCTGGCTCTCCCGCTTCGCCGACCTCACGACGGTCGTCGCTGCCGACGGTCGGCGCACCTGGATCGACGCCTCCTTCCGCTCCCGTTTCCTGCGGCTGGTCCACCGGGCCGAGGCACGCCTCGACCGCCTCGACCACGGGCCGGTCGCCACCGCCTTCGCCGGGCCCGAGGACGTCGACGACGTCGACGCGTCGATCGCCCGGCTGCTGGACGCGCGGCCCGAGGCCGCGGACGTCCGGCTGCACCCCGCCGAGGTGTCGTTCTTCGTCGACGTCTGCCGCATGCCCGGCAAGCCGGTGACCTTCGTGCCGGTCCTGGACGGCGACGTGCGGCGCTGGTGGCGCTCGGACTCGCTCTGGCAGGCGCACGACGCGCGCTACCCCGCCGACGCCGTCTGCGTCATCCCGGGGCCGGTCGCGGTCGCGGGCATCACCGTCGTCGACGAGCCGGTCGCCGACCTGCTGCGCCGGTTCGAGGACACGACGATCGACGGACTTCTCGCCGCCGGTCGGTCCCCGGCCGCCGTGGCCGGACTGCGCCGTGTCGGCGGCACCGGTGACGTGCTCGCCGTGACGCTGGCGGCGCACGACGTCGTGTGGGCCGGGCGCACGGTGGTGAGCCCCGTGCGACGACTGGGCGACGACTGGGTCGTGGTCGAGTCCGACCGGGCCGAGCATCCTGCCACCGGGTCGGTGCTGACGACCGGTCCCGGTGCCGCGAGGCTCTCCGTGCCGGTCGACGACCGTCGCACGGTCGAGATCGACCTCACCGTCCCGCCCTCGACCGCTGTCGGTGCCGCCCCGGTGGTGACCACCGACGCGGCGGTCCGCGCCATGCAGGTGCTGCTCGCCGGCGCCGCAGGAGGGGACCTGCCGGGCACCGAGGACGGGCGCGCGCACCTCGTCGCGACCTGGTCCGCCGACCTGGCGGCCGACCACGCGGGCGTCACGACCGGACGTGTTCCCGGCCCCGTCGCCCCCGATGCGCTCGTGGGACCGGTGTGGCCCGCCGTCTTCGCGGTCCTCGGCGATGCCCGCACGTCGGACGGACACCCGGTCATCGAGGGGATGCTCGATCTGGTGCACCTGGACCACACCATCTCGCTGACCGGAGATCTGCCGATGGGGTCCACCGACCTCGCCGTCGACGCGGCGCTGGTCGGCGTCGAGGACACCGAGGTCGGACGCGTCGTGAAGATCGAGGTGGCCGTGACCGACGGCACCCGTCCCGTCGCCACCCTCGTCGAGCGTTTCGCCCTGCGGGGCCGTACCGGCGCGGCGACCCTCGCCGATCCCGAGCGCGCGGGCGGCGTGCTCGGTGACGTCGTCGCGACCCCGCGGCGCACCCGCGCGGTGGAACAGGTCCGTGCACCGGTCGACCTGCGGGCGTTCGCCGCCGTGACCGGTGACCACAACCCGATCCACACCAGCGATGCGGCCGCCCGGCTGGCCGGGCTGGGCGATCCGATCGTGCACGGCATGTGGCTGTCGGCTGTGGCCCAGCAGGCGGTCGGTCGTCCGCTGCAGGGGTGGACCACCCGCTTCCTCGCGCCGTTGCGCCCGGGCGCGACGGTCGATCTGCGGGTCGACCGCGTGGGTCTGGACGCCGGGGCCGAGGTCGTCGAGGTCACAGCACGCAGCGACGGCGACCTCGTGATGTCGGCCAGCGGTCGGGTCACGCCGCCGCGCACGGCCTACGCCTTCCCCGGCCAGGGCATCCAGCACGCCGGGATGGGCATGGCCGGGTACCAGCGGTCGAAGGCCGCTCGCGAGGTCTGGGACCGCGCGGACGCCCACACGCGGACCGCTCTGGGCTTCTCCATCCTCACCGTGGTGCGCGACAACCCGACGACGATCGTGGCGCAGGGCACCACCCACCGCCACCCCGACGGCGTGCTGTTTCTGACCCAGTTCACGCAGGTCGCCATGGCCGTGCTCGGGTCGGCGCAGATGGCCGAGCTGCGCGAGGCGGGGGCCTTCGTCGAGGGTGCCGTCCTCGCCGGTCACTCGGTGGGCGAGTACAACGCGCTCGCGGCCGTGTCGGGGGTCATCCCGCTCGAGGCGGTCGTCGAGGTGGTGTTCCAGCGCGGCTCGGTCATGCACACGCTCGTCGAACGGGACGAGCAGGGACGCAGCGACTACCGCCTGGCGGCCATCCGCCCGTCCCAGATCGGGCTCGACGACGCCACCGTCACCGACTACGTCGACGGGATCGCCGCACGCACCGGAGAGTTCCTGCAGATCGTCAACCACAACCTGCGCGACTCCCAGTACGCCCTCGCCGGCTCGATCCGGGGGCTGAAGGCCCTCGAGGCCGATGTCGCCGAACGCCGGGAGCGGTTCGGTGGCAAGGGTGCGTTCATCTACGTGCCGGGCATCGACGTGCCGTTCCACTCACGGGTGCTGCACGGAGGGGTGGGCGACTTCCGCGAGCGGCTGCAGGAGCTGCTGCCCGCGACGATCGACCCGACCGTCCTGATCGGCCGGTACGTGCCGAACCTGGTGCCCCGCCCCTTCAGCCTGGAGCGGACCTTCGTGCAGGACGTCGTCGACCTGGTCGACTCGGCGCCCCTGCAGGAGGTACTGGCCGACTGGAGCGCGTGGGCGGATCGGCCCGGTGAGCTCTGTCGCACGGTGCTCATCGAGCTGCTGGCCTGGCAGTTCGCCAGCCCGGTGCGGTGGATCGAGACCCAGGACCAGCTGTTCACCACCGTCGCCGAAGGGGGTCTGGGGGTCGAGCGGTTCGTCGAGATCGGGGTCGGCCAGTCGCCGACCGTCGCGAACCTGGCCAGCTCGACCCTGAAGCTCCCGGGCCGCCGCGGTGGGCCGGTGCAGGTGCTCAACATCGAGCGGGACGCCCTCGTGGTGTTCGCGACCGACTCCGACCCCGAAGAGGACGACGACGTCACGGCGCCGGCCGGCCCGGCTGCTCCCGTGGACGCGGCGCCCGCCACGGCCGTCACCACGGCCGCTCCCGACGCCCCGCGCCCCGACGACCTCCCCTTCGGGGCGGCCGACGCGACCCGCGTGCTGATCGCGTGGTGGACCAAGATGCGCCCCGACCAGGTCGGGGCTGCGGACACCATCGAGTCGCTGTGCGACGGCGCGTCGTCGCGCCGCAACCAGCTGCTCGTCGACCTGGGCGGCGAGCTGGCGCTCGGCGCGATCGACGGTGCCGCAGAGGCCGACATGGCAGCGCTGGCCGACCAGGTCGGTTCGCTCGCGCGCGGCTATCGACCGTTCGGGCCCGTCCTCACCGCGGCGCTCGGCGACCACCTCAAGAAGGTGCTCGGCCCCACCGGCCGCAAGCAGCAGGCCGTCACCGAGCGGGTCGGGACCGTCTGGCAGCTCGGCCCCGGGTGGGCGAGCCACGTCCTGGCCGCACTCGCGCTGGGCACCCGCGAGGGCGCCAGCGTGCGAGGGGGCGACCTGGGGGGTGCCACGGTCGCCTCGGCCGCCGATGTCGACGCCGCCATCGACGCCGCGGTGACCGAGGTGGGTGCGGCTCACGGTGTCGCGGTGGCCCTGCCGTCCTCAGGGGGCGGAGAGGGCGGCACGGTCGACGTGGCGGCGCTCGAGGAGCTCACGGCCCACATCGCCGGTCCGGACGGGGCCCTGGCCTCGGCGGCCCGCGTGATCCTCGACAAGCTCGGACTGAACCCGGCCGTCGTGGAGCAGGTCGGGGACGACGAGCAGACCCGTCTGGTGGCGCTGGTCGAGGCAGAGCTGGGCAGTGACTGGGCCCAGCGGGTGCAGCCGGCCTTCGACGACCGGCGGGCCGTGCTGCTCGACGACCGGTGGGCCAGCGCCCGCGAGGACGTCGCGCGGGTGGCGCGCGGCGAGACGGTCGACGGATGCTTCACCGGCACCGGTGACGTCGTCGCCCGGCAGGCGGACCACTGGGCCGCCCTCGCGGCCGACGAGGCGACCGCCGGACACCTGCGGAGCATCGCCGCGGACGCCGCCGACGACCGTCCCGGACCGTTCGCCGCCGACGTGGCCGTGGTCACCGGCGCGAGTCCCGGTTCGATCGCGGCCGATCTCGTGGGCGGGCTGCTGGCCGGCGGCGCGACCGTCGTCGCGACGTCCTCGTCCCTCTCGGCCTCGCGGCTGAGGTTCTTCACCGAGCTGTACCGGGCGCGCGCGGCCGGTGGTGCCCGGCTGTGGCTGGTGCCGGCGAATCTCGCGTCGTTCGGCGACGTCGACGCGGTGACCGATTGGATCACCGCCGAGCAGGTCTCCACCGCGGGCGGGGTGTCGACGGTCGTCAAGGAGGCCTTGACCCCGACGCTGCTGTTCCCCTTCGCGGCGGGACGCGTCTCGGGCGACCTGACCGATGCGGGCAGCCGGTCCGAGACCGACCTGAGGCTGCTGGTGTGGTCCGTGGAGCGGATGATCGGACGGTTCGCCGTCTCGGGACGCGACCACGACCTCGCCGCACGCCTGCACGTGGTGCTCCCCGGCTCCCCGAACCGCGGCACCTTCGGTGGTGACGGTGCGTACGGCGAGGCCAAGGCAGCGCTCGACGCGGTGGTCGCGAAGTGGCGGGTCGAACCGCGCTGGGCCGACCGCGTCACCTTGGTGCACGCCCTCATCGGGTGGGTGCGTGGCACGGGTCTGATGGGGGGCAACGACCCGCTCGTGCAGGCGGTCGAGGCCGCCGGCATCCGGACCTGGTCGACCGACGAGATGGCCGGCGAGCTGCTCGCCGCCGTGACCGACGAGGTCCGCGCCGCGGCGGCTGACGCCCCGGTCACCGTCGACCTCACCGGGGGGCTGATGGGCGCCGACGTCGACCTCAAGGCCCTGGCGGCCGGCGTGGAGGCGCCGGTCGAGGACGACCGCGACGGCGAGGTGGCCACGATCGCCGCACTCGCGCCGTCGCCGGCCGCGCCGGTTCGTTCGGTGCCGGTCGACTGGGCGTCCATCGACGCACGACCCGAGGACCTGGTGGTCGTCATCGGTACCGGCGAGCTGGGACCCTACGGCTCCGCCCGCACCCGCTTCGAGGCCGAGGTCTCGGCCGAGCTGTCGGCGGCCGGCGTGCTGGAGCTGGCCTGGACGACCGGACTCGTCCGGTGGGAGAACGGCGGTTGGCTGGACACGGCGACCGACGAGACCGTGGCAGAGGAGGACCTGCACGAGCGGTTCCACGACCGGGTCGTCCAGTCCTGCGGGGTGCGGCCGTTCGGTGACGACGGCACGGTCCGCGACCACAGCATTCCGTTGCTGGCGAGCGTCTACCTCGAGAACGACCTGACCTTCACCGTGTCCGCACGGGCCGAGGCCGACGCCATGCGGTCGGCCGACCCCGAGCGGACGGTCATCGCCCCGCTCGACCCGGCCGACCCGGCCGGCGAGTGGCAGGTGACCCGTGCCGCCGGCACCGAGATCCGTGTGCCGCGCCGCACCCAGCTGACCCGCACGGTGGGTGGGCAGATCCCGACCGGGTTCGACCCCACCGTGTGGGGCGTCCCGGCCGAGATGGTCGAGTCCGTCGACCGGGTGGCGCTGTGGAACCTGGTGTGCACGGTCGACGCCTTCCTGTCGAGCGGGTTCACCCCTGCCGAGCTGATGCGGTGGGTCCACCCGGCGCTGGTCGCCAACAGCCAGGGCACGGGCATGGGCGGGATGAGCTCGATGCAGTCGCTGTACCTCGACACGTTGCTCGGGGAGGCCAAGGCCAACGACATCCTGCAGGAGGCCCTGCCGAACGTCATCGCCGCGCACGTGGTGCAGTCCTACGTGGGGTCCTACGGGGCGATGGTCCACCCGGTGGCGGCCTGCGCGACGACCGCCGTCTCGGTGGAGGAGGGGGTCGACAAGATCCGGCTCGGCAAGGCCGACGTCGTGGTCGCCGGCGGTTTCGACGACCTCAGTGCCGAGGGCATCGTGGGCTTCGCCGACATGTCGGCCACCGCCGACACCGAGGCCATGCGGGCCAAGGGCATCGACGACCGGCACCTCAGCCGCGCCAACGACCGCCGCCGGGGCGGGTTCGTCGAGAGCCAGGGCGGCGGCACGATCCTGCTGGCCCGGGGCGACGTCGCACTCCGCGCGGGCCTCCCGGTCCACGCCGTCGTGGCCTACGCGGGGTCGTTCGGCGACGGCGTCCACACCTCGATCCCTGCGCCGGGCATCGGTGCGCTGGCGGCCGGTCTCGGCGGCCACACGTCGCCGCTCGGCCGGGCGCTGGACCGTCTGGGCCTGACCCACGACGACATCGCCGTGGTGTCGAAGCACGACACCTCGACGGCCGCCAACGACCCGAACGAGTCCGAGCTCCACGAGCGGCTCGCGGCGGCGCTGGGACGGTCGCGGGGCAATCCGCTGTTCGTGGTCTCGCAGAAGTCGTTGACGGGACACGCGAAGGGTGGCGCGGCCGCCTTCCAGCTGATCGGGCTGTGCCAGGTCATGCGGACCGGACTGGTGCCGCCGAACCGGAGCCTGGACTGCGTCGACGACGTGCTCGCCGAGCACGAGCACCTCGTGTGGCTGCGCCGTCCGTTCGATCTGGGCGCGATCCGGGCGGGCATCGTGACCAGCCTGGGGTTCGGTCACGTGGCCGGCCTGATCGTCCTGGCGCACCCCGCGGCGTTCGTCGCGACGCTGCCGGCCGACGAGCGCGAGGGGTACCTCGAGCGCGCCGAGGCCCGCCTCGTCGACGGCCGGTTGCGTCTGGTGCGGTCGATGTACGGCGGTGACCCGATGTTCGAGCGGCCCGCCGACCGCCGACTCGGAGAGGGTCAGGCGCAGGTGCGGACGCGGGAGGCGGCCCTGCTGCTCGACCCGCAGGCCCGGCTGGGTGACGACGGCGTCTACGCGGGACCGGCCTGCCGGTGA
- a CDS encoding SDR family oxidoreductase, which translates to MGRFDGRTAIVTGASRGIGLAVAQRLVDDGANVVITARKPPALTEAAASLGDPDRVAWVAGAADDGDHQDEVVATALDRFGGLDFLVNNTGVNPTYGPMIEMDLEAAAKIFAVNVVAAVAWAQKVHRARLAEHGGAIVNIASVAGLRPAPNIGMYGASKAALIHVTEELAVELGPSIRVNAVAPAVVKTKFASALYEGREEEVSAPYPLKRLGEPEDIGSVVAFLLSEDAAWVTGQTISVDGGLLLAGGV; encoded by the coding sequence ATGGGACGTTTCGACGGCCGCACGGCGATCGTCACCGGAGCCAGTCGGGGCATCGGTCTCGCGGTGGCGCAGCGACTCGTGGACGACGGCGCCAACGTCGTCATCACGGCGCGCAAGCCGCCGGCGCTGACCGAGGCCGCTGCCTCGCTCGGTGACCCCGACCGGGTGGCCTGGGTGGCGGGGGCCGCCGACGACGGCGACCACCAGGACGAGGTCGTCGCGACGGCGCTCGACCGGTTCGGCGGTCTCGACTTCCTGGTCAACAACACCGGCGTCAACCCGACGTACGGTCCGATGATCGAGATGGACCTCGAGGCGGCGGCGAAGATCTTCGCCGTCAACGTCGTGGCGGCGGTCGCGTGGGCGCAGAAGGTCCATCGTGCCCGTCTGGCCGAGCACGGGGGAGCGATCGTCAACATCGCGTCGGTCGCGGGTCTTCGCCCGGCGCCGAACATCGGCATGTACGGCGCCTCGAAGGCGGCCCTGATCCACGTCACCGAGGAGCTCGCGGTCGAGCTCGGTCCGTCGATCCGGGTCAACGCCGTCGCCCCGGCCGTGGTCAAGACGAAGTTCGCGTCCGCTCTCTACGAGGGACGCGAGGAGGAGGTCTCGGCCCCGTACCCGCTCAAGCGGCTCGGCGAGCCCGAGGACATCGGCAGCGTCGTGGCCTTCCTGCTCTCCGAGGACGCCGCCTGGGTCACCGGACAGACGATCTCGGTGGACGGTGGTCTGTTGCTCGCCGGAGGCGTGTGA